A stretch of DNA from Mesorhizobium onobrychidis:
TGAATGCCGCGCTGCGCACGGGTGCCACACCGTCGCTGACGCAGCTTGTCCTGCGCTGCGCGCTCGCCGTCCCGTTCTGGCGGTCCGGCGTCAACAAATGGGACGGTTTTTTGCAGTTGAACGAGGTCGCCGTGCTGCTTTTCAGTTCGGAGCTCAAGCTGCATCTGCCCGGCGGCCCTTACGATTTTCCCGCACCTGGGCTTGTGGCGTTCGTCTCAGGATCTGCGGAAATCCTGCTGCCAATTCTCCTTGTTCTCGGCCTGGCGACACGGCTGGCGGCATTCGGCCTGCTCGTAATGACGCTGGTCATACAACTCACCGTGCCCGACGGCTGGCCGCTGCACATCACCTGGGCGGCGATGGCGCTCGGCATCATGGCGTGGGGACCCGGCCGGATTGCGCTCGATCACTGGATCGGCACTGACAAGGGCTGATCGGGGGTTGATGGGATTCCCGCCCCTCCGGCGATGACGCGAAGCATCAATTTCGTTTCGGCACAGCCTGCTTCCAACGGCTTGCGGCCTCGTCGTCGGCCTCCTTGGCGTCGACCCAGCCGCCTTGCGAGCCGTCGGTATGGTGTTCCTTCTTCCAGAACGGCGCGCGCGATTTCAGATAGTCCATCAGGAAGTTCGCCGCCTCGAACGCCGCCTGCCGGTGCGCGGAGGCCGCGACCACCAGCACGATGTTCTCACCGGGCGCGATCCTGCCGTGGCGATGGATGGCGGTGAGGCCCTGCAGCGGCCAGCGGCCGACCGCCTCGGCGGCGATGCGGCCGATCTCGGCCTCGGCCATGCCGGGATAATGTTCGAGTTCGAGTGCCGCCAGCCTGCCCGCTTCATCGCGGCAGAGACCCGAGAAAGTCACCACGGCGCCGATGTCGGCGCGGCCTTGCGTCATCTTGGCGACCTCGGCGGCGACATCGAAATCCTCCGCCTGGATGCGCACCGTCGGCACCACCGCGCCGGGCATTTCAGCCACCCGTCATCGGCGGGAACAGCGCGATCTCGCGCGCGCCTGATATCTTCTCGCGGTGCTCGACATGTTCCTGGTTAATGGCGACGCGGATCACGTCAGGATATTGCAGCGCGTGCTCGTACTCCTCGCCGCGCGATTTCAGCCAGCGCAGCAGGTCGGCCACCGTCTCGATACCGGCGGGCAATTCGACGTCCTCTTGCGGCTTGCCGATCCGCTCGCGCACCCAGGCGAAATAGATGAGCCTCGTCGACATCCTACTCGTCCATGATGTGCTTGAGGCCGGCGCGGAAGTAGTCATAGCCGGTGTAAAGCGTCACCAAGGCGGCGATCCACAACAGCACCAGCCCGGTCTGGGTGGTCAGCGGGAAGATCTTGTCGCCGGCAGGTCCCGCGAGCAGGAAAGCGATGGCGACCATCTGAATGGTGGTCTTCCACTTTGCCAGCTGCGTCACCGGTACCGAGACCTTCAGCGCCGCCAGGTATTCGCGCAGGCCCGAGACCAGGATCTCGCGGCACAGGATGATGATCGCTGCCCACAGCGACCAGCCGGCGATGCCGGCATGCCTATCGGTGTCGGCCGCCAGCAGCAGCAGGCACGTGGCGACCAGCAACTTGTCGGCGATCGGATCGAGCATCTTGCCGATATTCGAGGTCTGCTGCCAGGCGCGCGCCAGATAGCCGTCGAAATAATCGGTGATCGAGGCCAGCAGAAAAATGATCAGTGCCGACCAGCGGGCGAAGTCGCTCGACTTCAGATGCCCTTCGAGAAAAAAACACAGCACAACCAGCGGCACCGCGAGAATGCGGACGTAGGTGAGCATGTTGGGCAGGTTGAATGCGCGCTGGGCCATATTTTTGGGAACTCTTTCTGCCTGCCTACTCAAATCAGAAGCGAATGTGGGGGGTCAACAGGCGATAGTCGATGGATCAACTGAAAATAGGCCGAATCCATCAGCTCTCGTGAAAATGGTTGTAGACCAGCTTCGCCACCTGCTCGGAAATGCCGTCGACCTTGACCAGATCCTCGATCGCGGCGCGGCTGACCGCCTTGGCGGTGCCGAAATGCATGAGCAGCGCGCGCTTGCGGCCCGGGCCGATGCCGCTGATCTCGTCGAGCGGGCTCTTGACCATCTCCTTCTTGCGGCGGGCGCGGTGCGAGCCGATGGCGAAGCGGTGGACCTCGTCGCGCAGCCGCTGGACGAAATAGAGCACCGGGTCGCGCACGGGGAGCGAAAACGGCGGCTTGCCCCTCACGAAGAAGCGTTCGCGGCCGGCGTCACGGTCCTGGCCCTTGGCGATGCCGATGGCCTGGACACGGTCCTCGATGCCGAGATCGGCGAGTATCTTGCGCACTGCCGTCATCTGGCCCTGGCCGCCATCGATGAGGATGACGTCTGGCCAGGCCGGGAAGCCGCCCGCATCCTCGATACCGTCGCCCTGTTCGGCCAGGGTGTCGTCCGCCGCCAGTTCGCTCTGCGGCATATCGCCATGTTCCTTCAGCAGCCGGGAAAAACGCCGCTCCATCACCTCGCGCATCATGCCGAAATCGTCTCCCGGCGTGATCTCGGTCGAGCGGATGTTGAATTTCCGGTACTGGTTCTTCACGAAGCCTTCCGGCCCGGCGACAACCATGGCGCCGACGGCGTTGGTGCCCATGATATGGGAGTTGTCATAGACCTCGATGCGCACCGGTGTTTTTTTCAGGCCGAAGGTCTCGGCGAAGCCGGTGAGCAATCTCCCTTGCGTCGAGGTCTCGGCCAGCCGGCGGCCGAGCGCCTCACGGGCATTCTGCAAGGCGTTGTCGGTCAAATCCTTCTTTTCGCCGCGCTGCGGCACCGAGATCGCCACCTTGCGACCCGCACGGGTGGAGAGCGCCTCCGCCAGCAATTCCTGGTCCTCGACGCCATGCGACAACAGGATGGTGCGCGGCGTCGGCTTGTCGTCATAGAATTGCGCCAGGAACGAGCCCAGCACCTCGGCCGCGTCCAGCGCCGGATCGGCCTTTGGGAAATAGGCGCGGTTGCCCCAGTTCTGACCGGTGCGGAAGAAGAACACCTGGATGCAGACCTGGCCGCCTTCCTGGTGGATGGCGTAGACATCGGCCTCGTCGACGGTCTGCGGGTTGATGCCCTGATGGCTCTGCACATGCGACAGCGCCGCCAGCCGGTCGCGATAGATGGCAGCGCGCTCGAAGTCGAGGTTTTCCGCGGCCTGCTGCATGGCGGCGGAGATATCAGTCTTCACTTTCTGGCTGCGGCCGGACAAGAAGTCCTTCGCCTCGGCGACCAGCCTGGCATAGTCACTATGCGAGATTTCGCCGGTGCACGGGCCGGCGCAGCGCTTGATCTGGAACAGCAGGCACGGCCGGGTGCGGTTCTCGTAGAAGGAGTTGGTGCAGCTCCTGAGCAGGAAAGCGCGCTGCAGCGAATTGATGGTGCGGCCGACGGCGCCGGCCGAGGCGAAGGGGCCGAAATAGTCGCCCTTGCGCGAGCGCGCGCCGCGATGCTTGTAGATGCCGGGCGAGACATGATCGCCGGTCAACAGGATGTAGGGGAACGACTTGTCGTCCCGCATCAGCACATTGAATCGCGGCCGCAAGCGCTTGATAAGGTTAGCTTCCAGCAGCAGCGCTTCGATCTCGGTGCGGGTGACGACGAACTCCATCGTCGCCGTCTCGCGCACCATGCGGCCGATGCGGCTGGTGTGGAAGCGGCCTTGCGCGTAATTGGTCACCCGCTTCTTCAGGCTGCGCGCCTTGCCGACATAGAGCACGTCGCCTGCGGCATTCATCATGCGGTAGACGCCGGGCGCGTTGGGCAGCCGTTTGACCAGGGTCTGGATGACTTCGGCGCCGACCATCCCGTCGGCATCGCCGGCATGCGGCGTCCAATCGATGGCCGTGAAGGCGACATCAGGACCGCCGGAACCGGGAGCTGACGGATCGACGATCTCCTCCGCCGCCTCGTCCTCGAGGTCGACCTCGGGGGGCAGGTCGTCGGCGGCGCCGCCTCGTTTGTGTTTCTGGTCCATGGGACTCATTCGATAATGCCTGTCACATCCGGCGTCTGCCATGCAAGGTGCTGGCCGCCGTCCAGCGCGATCATCTGGCCGGTGACCGAGCGCGCGCGCCAGAGATAGCGGATGGTGGCGCCGAATTCAGGCAATTCCGGGCCGCGCTTCAGGATCAGGCCGTCGACCTGCGCGGCAAAATCGCTGTCTTCCTGGCGCGCGCTCTTCAGTGTCGGGCCGGGGCCGATGGCGTTGACGCGAATGCGGGGTGCCAGCGCCTGCGCCATCATCTGCGTCTCTGTCCACAATGTCGATTTCGACAGCGCATAGGAGAAATAGCGTGGCGTCGGGCGCCAGACGCGCTGGTCGATCATATTGACGATCAGCCCGTCCTGGCCTTCCGGCAGAGCGCGGGCGAATTCTTGCGCCAAAAGTGCCGGCGCCTTCACATGGACGGCGAAGTGACGGTCCCAGGCAATCCAGTCGACGTCCTGAACCGTGTCGTCCACGAACAGCGAGGCATTGTTGACCAGCAGTGTAACAGGTCCGAGCGCGGCTGCGGCGCGGCCGACCAGGTCGCCGACCGCGGCCATGTCGGTCAGGTCGGCGGCGACCACAGCGGCGCGGCCATCCTGGCCAAAATGGCCGCCGTTGATCCGCGCAGCCAACGCTTCCGCCTCGGCCCGCGAGCGGTTGCAATGGATGGCGACAGCAAAACCGTTCGCGGCCAGATCCTCGACGATCGCCTTGCCGATCCGCTTGCCCCCGCCCGTCACCAGCGCCGTTCCAGCGGCCTTGCTCATCCTGTCAATCCTCAATGGGCTTCGATTTCAGCAAGTTGGCGAAATATGGCCGGCCAAGCGTTAAATGCCGTTTCGGACCTTGGGCAGCATTGTGGCAAAGCGGCCGGATCGGTCTTTCGACTGTGGGCCGGGACTCGGCCGTCAGACCGCAATATAGGGCTCCGGACCCCTTGCTCCAAGCGGTGTTCAGCGCGGCACGGCAAAGCCTCCTGACACTATCTGTTGCGCAGATACAACGTCAAAATTCAGCCTCATTCGTGCCCGGTAATGACCCAAGTTCAGGTTCGCTTCAGCCGCATTTCGACACGACATTCGAAACCGTTGAGCGCCAGACCCGTTTATCCCCCCGGCGGGTTGAGGGCGCTTGTGAAAAGCAAGCCTTTGCCTGTGGCTTAAGGAGTAAAGAACAATGCAAGCCAATCTTAAATTTGCGCGACCGCTGGCGGTGGCGTTTGGGCTCTTCGCCCTCGGCGGAACCGCCTATGCTGCTGACGTCATCTCGGAAGAGCCGCCGGCACCCGCCCCGATCGCCGAACTTCCGGTCGCTTCGTGGGCCGGTCCCTATGCTGGTGTGAGCGTCGGCTACGGCTTCAGCGGTCATGCTGATGCCGACGATTTCGGCGTCGACGTCGACACCGATGGATTCGTCGGCGGCGTCTTCGGCGGCTACCAGTGGCAGCAGGAGAACTTCGTGTACGGTGCTGAAGCCGATATCGGCTATAGCGGCATCGAGGGCGACGATGGTGGCGTCGAGGCCAAGGGTGGCTTCGAAGGTTCGCTGCGTGCCCGCCTCGGCTACGCCGTCACCCCGGAAATCCTGCTCTACGGCACCGCCGGTGGCGCGCTCAAGAACCAGGAGATCGAAGCCGCTGGTTCCAGCGACGAAAACACCATGCTCGGCTGGACGGCCGGCGTCGGTACCGACATCAAGATCACCGACAATGTGTTCGGCCGTGTCGAGTATCGCTACACCGACTTCGGCGACAAGGACTTCGACGGTATCGGCAAGGTCAAGTCGACCGACAACCGCGTCACCTTCGGCGTCGGTATGAAGTTCTAAAATCGTCCAAGCCACGACACGAAAAAGCCGGGCCTCGTGCCCGGCTTTTTTGTGATCCCTTCCCTAGGGCGGGATGCGTTTTAGCCGCATTTCTGCGACGCCTGATTCCACTTGGCTGAAAAATGCTCTAGCTGGGTGCCAGCCAGCTCACGCCGGGACGCAGGGTTTCAGCTCCGGAAACTTCTCGTCGAAGCGCGCTGCCCAGCGGACCAGCCGGCTGCGGCCCTTTTCCCATTTTCCGGCAAAGCGCAGCGAAAGATAGCCAAGGCAGGCGCGCAGCGCCAGCTGGCCGGCGGTGATCTTCTTCGGCAGCTTTGGCGGATTGGCGTTGAGCAGATCGAGCGCACTGGTGATCTTCGCCCACTGGCGGTCGAGCCAAGGCTGGTAGACCATGTCTTCGGGGCGCGTGCGCCGCTCATAGACCATCGACAGCGCGCAGTCGCAGATGCCGTCGGCCAGTGCCTCCAGCACTTCTGCCTCGAGGCGCTTGTCGGGATTGCGCGGGAACAGCGCGTTCTTCGACATGCGGTTGAGATGCTGGATAATGGCGCGGCTGTCGTGGACCGAGCGGCCGTCGTCGAGCACCAGCACCGGGATCTTGCCGAGCGGATTGGCGTCGATCAGCTCGGCCGGCTTGTCTTCGGTTTTTATCGGC
This window harbors:
- a CDS encoding DoxX family protein, with the protein product MTNHERNVSTGPRGIAALAERVNAALRTGATPSLTQLVLRCALAVPFWRSGVNKWDGFLQLNEVAVLLFSSELKLHLPGGPYDFPAPGLVAFVSGSAEILLPILLVLGLATRLAAFGLLVMTLVIQLTVPDGWPLHITWAAMALGIMAWGPGRIALDHWIGTDKG
- a CDS encoding molybdenum cofactor biosynthesis protein MoaE, producing MPGAVVPTVRIQAEDFDVAAEVAKMTQGRADIGAVVTFSGLCRDEAGRLAALELEHYPGMAEAEIGRIAAEAVGRWPLQGLTAIHRHGRIAPGENIVLVVAASAHRQAAFEAANFLMDYLKSRAPFWKKEHHTDGSQGGWVDAKEADDEAASRWKQAVPKRN
- the moaD gene encoding molybdopterin converting factor subunit 1: MSTRLIYFAWVRERIGKPQEDVELPAGIETVADLLRWLKSRGEEYEHALQYPDVIRVAINQEHVEHREKISGAREIALFPPMTGG
- the pgsA gene encoding CDP-diacylglycerol--glycerol-3-phosphate 3-phosphatidyltransferase, with product MAQRAFNLPNMLTYVRILAVPLVVLCFFLEGHLKSSDFARWSALIIFLLASITDYFDGYLARAWQQTSNIGKMLDPIADKLLVATCLLLLAADTDRHAGIAGWSLWAAIIILCREILVSGLREYLAALKVSVPVTQLAKWKTTIQMVAIAFLLAGPAGDKIFPLTTQTGLVLLWIAALVTLYTGYDYFRAGLKHIMDE
- the uvrC gene encoding excinuclease ABC subunit UvrC, producing the protein MSPMDQKHKRGGAADDLPPEVDLEDEAAEEIVDPSAPGSGGPDVAFTAIDWTPHAGDADGMVGAEVIQTLVKRLPNAPGVYRMMNAAGDVLYVGKARSLKKRVTNYAQGRFHTSRIGRMVRETATMEFVVTRTEIEALLLEANLIKRLRPRFNVLMRDDKSFPYILLTGDHVSPGIYKHRGARSRKGDYFGPFASAGAVGRTINSLQRAFLLRSCTNSFYENRTRPCLLFQIKRCAGPCTGEISHSDYARLVAEAKDFLSGRSQKVKTDISAAMQQAAENLDFERAAIYRDRLAALSHVQSHQGINPQTVDEADVYAIHQEGGQVCIQVFFFRTGQNWGNRAYFPKADPALDAAEVLGSFLAQFYDDKPTPRTILLSHGVEDQELLAEALSTRAGRKVAISVPQRGEKKDLTDNALQNAREALGRRLAETSTQGRLLTGFAETFGLKKTPVRIEVYDNSHIMGTNAVGAMVVAGPEGFVKNQYRKFNIRSTEITPGDDFGMMREVMERRFSRLLKEHGDMPQSELAADDTLAEQGDGIEDAGGFPAWPDVILIDGGQGQMTAVRKILADLGIEDRVQAIGIAKGQDRDAGRERFFVRGKPPFSLPVRDPVLYFVQRLRDEVHRFAIGSHRARRKKEMVKSPLDEISGIGPGRKRALLMHFGTAKAVSRAAIEDLVKVDGISEQVAKLVYNHFHES
- a CDS encoding SDR family oxidoreductase, whose product is MSKAAGTALVTGGGKRIGKAIVEDLAANGFAVAIHCNRSRAEAEALAARINGGHFGQDGRAAVVAADLTDMAAVGDLVGRAAAALGPVTLLVNNASLFVDDTVQDVDWIAWDRHFAVHVKAPALLAQEFARALPEGQDGLIVNMIDQRVWRPTPRYFSYALSKSTLWTETQMMAQALAPRIRVNAIGPGPTLKSARQEDSDFAAQVDGLILKRGPELPEFGATIRYLWRARSVTGQMIALDGGQHLAWQTPDVTGIIE
- a CDS encoding outer membrane protein translates to MQANLKFARPLAVAFGLFALGGTAYAADVISEEPPAPAPIAELPVASWAGPYAGVSVGYGFSGHADADDFGVDVDTDGFVGGVFGGYQWQQENFVYGAEADIGYSGIEGDDGGVEAKGGFEGSLRARLGYAVTPEILLYGTAGGALKNQEIEAAGSSDENTMLGWTAGVGTDIKITDNVFGRVEYRYTDFGDKDFDGIGKVKSTDNRVTFGVGMKF
- a CDS encoding glutathione S-transferase family protein, which codes for MPRLLYASTSPYSSKVRMAALYAGIAVDLVPIKTEDKPAELIDANPLGKIPVLVLDDGRSVHDSRAIIQHLNRMSKNALFPRNPDKRLEAEVLEALADGICDCALSMVYERRTRPEDMVYQPWLDRQWAKITSALDLLNANPPKLPKKITAGQLALRACLGYLSLRFAGKWEKGRSRLVRWAARFDEKFPELKPCVPA